Proteins encoded in a region of the Zea mays cultivar B73 chromosome 2, Zm-B73-REFERENCE-NAM-5.0, whole genome shotgun sequence genome:
- the LOC100281568 gene encoding MLO-like protein 14 isoform 2 (isoform 2 is encoded by transcript variant 2), producing the protein MWLKKTHRNPLYKAMEKMKEEMMLLGFISLLLAATSRIISGICIDSKYYNSRFSPCTKEEVQESINAEHAIAHARKHLLEVILHHSPRRNLKTSYHNHEGCREGYESFVSHEGLEQLHRFIFVMAVTHVTYSCLTMLLAILKIHKWRKWEDEAFRDNHESFSQIAYESATRRQPALTKSYSFRSWSQNNVVMWLVCFIAQFGQSVVRADYLILRKGFIMTHNLPPTYDFHNYMIRSMEEEFEKIVGVSGLLWGFVVAFMLFNVDGSNLYFWIAILPVTLVLLVGAKLQHVIATLTAEGAKMSTYGPRIQPRDDLFWFKKPEFLLWLIHFVLFQNAFELASFFWFWWQFGYDSCFIKNHLLVYCRLILGFAGQFLCSYSTLPVYALVTQMGSKYKAALIPRRIRETIHGWGKATRKKRRRRRGDDSTVRTETSTVCSLTDDDEDFEDDDDHHHHGPSYDTPRAGGRPPYLKIETHRQSGSGHDGPRPGGTPCFHPSGSGSGHAMLLRQASVSAPSSPSYRGGNNVTRSASMPGIAALRTTGSGTPTRVSHEEPT; encoded by the exons ATG TGGCTGAAGAAAACTCATCGGAATCCACTTTACAAAGCAATGGAGAAGATGAAAGAAG AAATGATGCTGCTTGGGTTCATATCTCTGCTTCTGGCTGCGACGTCAAGAATCATCTCGGGGATCTGCATCGACTCCAAGTACTACAACAGCAGATTCTCCCCGTGCACCAAAGAAGAGGTCCAAGAATCGATAAATGCAGAGCATGCCATTGCTCACGCGCGCAAGCATCTACTGGAGGTCATCCTGCACCATTCACCGAGGAGAAATCTGAAAACTAGTTACCATAACCATGAAGGCTGCCGTGAG GGATATGAGTCATTTGTTTCGCATGAAGGTTTGGAGCAGCTGCACCGGTTTATATTTGTAATGGCTGTGACTCATGTGACTTATAGCTGCCTGACGATGTTACTAGCAATACTCAAG ATCCATAAATGGAGAAAATGGGAGGATGAAGCATTCAGGGATAATCATGAATCATTTTCTC AGATCGCATATGAGTCAGCAACTAGAAGGCAACCAGCACTTACCAAATCCTATTCATTCCGCTCTTGGAGCCAAAATAATGTGGTCATGTGGCTT GTTTGCTTTATTGCGCAATTTGGTCAGTCTGTTGTTCGAGCAGACTATCTTATCCTCCGCAAGGGTTTTATAATG ACCCACAATCTTCCGCCAACATATGATTTCCACAATTACATGATACGCTCAATGGAAGAGGAGTTTGAGAAGATTGTCGGAGTGAG TGGACTGTTGTGGGGCTTCGTTGTTGCTTTTATGTTATTTAATGTAGACG GATCCAACCTGTACTTTTGGATAGCAATTCTTCCTGTAACT CTTGTTCTTCTGGTGGGTGCAAAGCTGCAGCATGTGATTGCGACTCTAACAGCAGAGGGCGCAAAGATGAGCACCTACGGGCCAAGGATACAGCCAAGGGATGATCTCTTTTGGTTCAAGAAACCAGAGTTTCTCCTTTGGTTGATACACTTCGTTCTCTTTCAG AATGCCTTCGAGTTGGCTTCGTTCTTCTGGTTCTGG TGGCAATTTGGTTATGATTCATGCTTCATCAAAAACCACCTTTTGGTATATTGCCGCCTTATACTGGG GTTTGCTGGACAGTTCCTGTGCAGTTACAGTACATTACCTGTATATGCGCTGGTCACTCAG ATGGGGTCCAAGTACAAGGCTGCGCTGATCCCGCGGAGGATCAGGGAGACCATACATGGGTGGGGAAAAGCGACGAGGAAGAAGCGCCGGCGCCGCCGCGGCGACGACTCGACGGTCCGCACGGAGACGAGCACGGTGTGCTCGCTCACGGACGACGACGAAGACTTcgaagacgacgacgaccacCACCACCACGGACCGTCGTACGATACCCCGAGAGCCGGGGGCCGCCCGCCGTACCTGAAGATCGAGACGCATCGTCAGTCGGGCAGCGGGCACGACGGCCCCAGGCCCGGCGGCACCCCGTGCTTCCACcccagcggcagcggcagcgggcACGCCATGCTCCTGCGGCAGGCCTCCGTCTCCGCGCCGTCGTCGCC
- the LOC100281568 gene encoding MLO-like protein 14 isoform 1 (isoform 1 is encoded by transcript variant 1): protein MAGGEGEMRSLALTPTWSVATVLTLLVAGSLLIERSIHRLSNWLKKTHRNPLYKAMEKMKEEMMLLGFISLLLAATSRIISGICIDSKYYNSRFSPCTKEEVQESINAEHAIAHARKHLLEVILHHSPRRNLKTSYHNHEGCREGYESFVSHEGLEQLHRFIFVMAVTHVTYSCLTMLLAILKIHKWRKWEDEAFRDNHESFSQIAYESATRRQPALTKSYSFRSWSQNNVVMWLVCFIAQFGQSVVRADYLILRKGFIMTHNLPPTYDFHNYMIRSMEEEFEKIVGVSGLLWGFVVAFMLFNVDGSNLYFWIAILPVTLVLLVGAKLQHVIATLTAEGAKMSTYGPRIQPRDDLFWFKKPEFLLWLIHFVLFQNAFELASFFWFWWQFGYDSCFIKNHLLVYCRLILGFAGQFLCSYSTLPVYALVTQMGSKYKAALIPRRIRETIHGWGKATRKKRRRRRGDDSTVRTETSTVCSLTDDDEDFEDDDDHHHHGPSYDTPRAGGRPPYLKIETHRQSGSGHDGPRPGGTPCFHPSGSGSGHAMLLRQASVSAPSSPSYRGGNNVTRSASMPGIAALRTTGSGTPTRVSHEEPT, encoded by the exons ATGGCGGGCGGCGAGGGGGAGATGCGGTCGCTGGCGCTCACGCCCACGTGGTCCGTCGCCACCGTGCTCACCCTCCTCGTCGCGGGCTCGCTCCTCATCGAGCGCTCCATCCACCGCCTCAGCAAT TGGCTGAAGAAAACTCATCGGAATCCACTTTACAAAGCAATGGAGAAGATGAAAGAAG AAATGATGCTGCTTGGGTTCATATCTCTGCTTCTGGCTGCGACGTCAAGAATCATCTCGGGGATCTGCATCGACTCCAAGTACTACAACAGCAGATTCTCCCCGTGCACCAAAGAAGAGGTCCAAGAATCGATAAATGCAGAGCATGCCATTGCTCACGCGCGCAAGCATCTACTGGAGGTCATCCTGCACCATTCACCGAGGAGAAATCTGAAAACTAGTTACCATAACCATGAAGGCTGCCGTGAG GGATATGAGTCATTTGTTTCGCATGAAGGTTTGGAGCAGCTGCACCGGTTTATATTTGTAATGGCTGTGACTCATGTGACTTATAGCTGCCTGACGATGTTACTAGCAATACTCAAG ATCCATAAATGGAGAAAATGGGAGGATGAAGCATTCAGGGATAATCATGAATCATTTTCTC AGATCGCATATGAGTCAGCAACTAGAAGGCAACCAGCACTTACCAAATCCTATTCATTCCGCTCTTGGAGCCAAAATAATGTGGTCATGTGGCTT GTTTGCTTTATTGCGCAATTTGGTCAGTCTGTTGTTCGAGCAGACTATCTTATCCTCCGCAAGGGTTTTATAATG ACCCACAATCTTCCGCCAACATATGATTTCCACAATTACATGATACGCTCAATGGAAGAGGAGTTTGAGAAGATTGTCGGAGTGAG TGGACTGTTGTGGGGCTTCGTTGTTGCTTTTATGTTATTTAATGTAGACG GATCCAACCTGTACTTTTGGATAGCAATTCTTCCTGTAACT CTTGTTCTTCTGGTGGGTGCAAAGCTGCAGCATGTGATTGCGACTCTAACAGCAGAGGGCGCAAAGATGAGCACCTACGGGCCAAGGATACAGCCAAGGGATGATCTCTTTTGGTTCAAGAAACCAGAGTTTCTCCTTTGGTTGATACACTTCGTTCTCTTTCAG AATGCCTTCGAGTTGGCTTCGTTCTTCTGGTTCTGG TGGCAATTTGGTTATGATTCATGCTTCATCAAAAACCACCTTTTGGTATATTGCCGCCTTATACTGGG GTTTGCTGGACAGTTCCTGTGCAGTTACAGTACATTACCTGTATATGCGCTGGTCACTCAG ATGGGGTCCAAGTACAAGGCTGCGCTGATCCCGCGGAGGATCAGGGAGACCATACATGGGTGGGGAAAAGCGACGAGGAAGAAGCGCCGGCGCCGCCGCGGCGACGACTCGACGGTCCGCACGGAGACGAGCACGGTGTGCTCGCTCACGGACGACGACGAAGACTTcgaagacgacgacgaccacCACCACCACGGACCGTCGTACGATACCCCGAGAGCCGGGGGCCGCCCGCCGTACCTGAAGATCGAGACGCATCGTCAGTCGGGCAGCGGGCACGACGGCCCCAGGCCCGGCGGCACCCCGTGCTTCCACcccagcggcagcggcagcgggcACGCCATGCTCCTGCGGCAGGCCTCCGTCTCCGCGCCGTCGTCGCC
- the LOC103645753 gene encoding LOW QUALITY PROTEIN: endonuclease MutS2 (The sequence of the model RefSeq protein was modified relative to this genomic sequence to represent the inferred CDS: deleted 1 base in 1 codon) has translation MAATDPTSSAAATAHSGGHRSLLLQPTISLLTGGAGDQADTPGDGVSTGVGRRVRAAGPLHRHAAGRAACEGGRVPVGRSREESERLIDQTAAAVLLPTPLDFGGVEDVSALVAAAVAGRALAVRELCAVGRSIRAVRAVFHQLKRLADEMPDGRYSSLVDILQGCDFLTELVQRIEFCLDSTLSLVLDRASKKLEIIRRERRRNIEMLESLLKDTAAKIFLAGGIDNPLVTKRRSRMCVGVKASHKHLMPGGIVLSSSGSGATYFMEPQDAVELNNREVKLSGEERAEELVVLSLLTSMIADSQLKIRNLMDNVLELDLACARGSYALWTNSVRPTFTDSYTISQSDQCNDYSIYIEGIRHPLLLEQSLMAEESTTEASEMPVPLDMWVKKNARIVVISGPNTGGKTATMKTLGLSSLMSKAGIFFPAKGRPRIPWFDQVLADIGDHQSLEHSLSTFSGHISRLRKIVEMVSKDSLVLIDEIGSGTDPAEGVALSTSILKYLASRVNLAIVTTHYADLSRLQSVDNRFENAAMEFCVETLQPTYRILWGSTGNSNALSIAKSIGFDQKVLDRAQEWVEKLLPDKQKERQGLLYDSLVDEKELLESQANEAASVLSQVEGLYNEIRLEADDLESRVAALRARETQKVQQELKVVKYRMDTIIKNFEAQLKNSKLEQYNSLMRKAEAATASVVAAHQPSEIAFDDDDENRISFVSQVGDKVYVQGLGGETMATVVETLGEDESCMVQYGKIKVRVKRSRIKLVQRGTNNEATTSSSVKAKGRTPKQRSATTTDVSFGPVVQTSKNTVDLRGKRVSEAAFELRMAVDACRPYQVLFVVHGMGTGAVKDCAIDVLRKHPRVARFEDESPLNYGCTVAYIQ, from the exons ATGGCTGCCACAG ATCCCACGTCGTCAGCAGCCGCGACGGCTCACAGCGGCGGCCACCGAAGCCTCCTCCTACAACCTACCATCTCGCTCCTCACCGGAGGCGCCGGAGACCAGGCAGATACGCCTGGAGACGGAGTCAGCACTGGAGTGGGGCGGCGTGTGCGAGCGGCTGGCCCACTTCACCGCCAC GCTGCGGGCCGCGCCGCCTGCGAGGGAGGGCGCGTCCCCGTCGGGCGGAGCCGGGAGGAGAGCGAGAGGCTGATCGACCAGACGGCGGCGGCGGTGCTGCTTCCGACGCCGCTCGATTTCGGCGGCGTCGAGGACGTGTCCGCGCTCGTCGCTGCGGCGGTCGCGGGCCGCGCGCTGGCGGTGAGGGAGCTTTGCGCAGTTGGGCGCAGCATCCGTGCCGTGCGGGCAGTGTTCCACCAGTTGAAGAGGCTTGCCGATGAAATGCCGGATGGAAG GTACTCTTCTCTTGTAGATATACTACAAGGTTGTGACTTCTTAActgagcttgttcaaaggatagaGTTTTGCCTTGATTCCACCCTTTCTCTTGTCCTGGATCGGGCAAGCAAAAAACTAGAGATAATCCGCCGAGAAAGGAGGAGGAACATCGAAATGTTAGAATCTCTACTAAAAGATACAGCTGCAAAGATTTTTCTAGCAGGTGGGATTGATAACCCTCTGGTCACCAAGCGCCGTTCTAGGATGTGTGTTGGTGTGAAAGCTTCACACAAGCATTTGATGCCTGGTGGAATCGTTCTAAGTTCCAGTGGCTCTGGCGCAACATACTTTATGGAGCCACAGGATGCTGTTGAGCTCAACAACAGGGAAGTTAAACTCTCAGGAGAGGAGAGAGCAGAGGAACTGGTAGTATTGAGCTTGCTTACCTCAATGATTGCAGACTCCCAACTGAAGATCAGAAATTTGATGGACAATGTTTTGGAATTGGACCTTGCTTGTGCTAGAGGGTCGTATGCCCTATGGACAAACAGTGTCAGACCAACCTTCACTGATAGTTATACCATTAGCCAATCAGACCAGTGCAATGACTATTCAATTTATATTGAGGGCATTCGCCATCCTCTTCTACTTGAACAGTCTCTTATGGCAGAAGAATCAACTACAGAAGCATCTGAAATGCCTGTTCCATTGGACATGTGGGTAAAAAAGAATGCAAGGATAGTTGTGATCTCTGGACCTAACACTGGAGGCAAAACTGCCACTATGAAGACCTTGGGGCTGTCCTCGCTTATGTCAAAAGCTGGTATATTCTTCCCAGCCAAAGGAAGGCCTAGGATTCCATGGTTCGATCAGGTTCTTGCAGATATTGGTGATCACCAG TCGCTGGAGCACAGCCTCTCTACATTCAGTGGGCACATATCACGTCTGCGCAAGATTGTAGAAATGGTATCAAAAGATTCTCTAGTTCTAATTGATGAGATTGGCAGCGGCACTGATCCAGCTGAAGGTGTAGCTCTTTCAACCAGCATTTTGAAGTATCTTGCAAGTAGAGTGAATTTAGCAATTGTGACAACTCATTATGCTGATCTAAGTCGGCTCCAGTCAGTTGACAACCGATTCGAGAATGCTGCAATGGAATTTTGTGTAGAAACTCTACAACCAACATACCGAATCTTATGGGGCAGTACTGGTAATTCCAATGCACTTAGCATTGCAAAGTCAATTGGTTTTGATCAAAAAGTGCTTGATCGCGCACAAGAATGGGTTGAGAAACTACTGCCTGATAAGCAAAAGGAGCGGCAAGGTTTACTTTATGATTCTCTCGTTGATGAAAAAGAACTTTTGGAATCCCAGGCAAATGAAGCTGCATCTGTTCTTTCACAGGTTGAGGGGTTGTACAATGAG ATTCGCTTGGAAGCTGATGATCTCGAAAGCAGAGTAGCTGCATTGAGAGCAAGAGAGACCCAAAAGGTACAACAGGAATTGAAGGTTGTGAAGTATCGGATGGACACCATAATCAAGAACTTTGAAGCTCAGCTAAAGAATTCAAAACTTGAACAATACAATTCGCTAATGAGGAAAGCAGAGGCTGCCACTGCTTCCGTGGTTGCCGCTCATCAGCCAAGCGAAATAGCTTTCGATGATGACGATGAAAACCGGATCTCGTTCGTCTCACAAGTTGGAGACAAAGTGTATGTTCAAGGGCTGGGAGGAGAAACGATGGCTACCGTTGTCGAAACTCTCGGAGAAGATGAGAGTTGTATGGTTCAATACGGAAAGATAAAGGTTCGAGTCAAGAGAAGCAGGATAAAACTGGTTCAAAGAGGCACAAATAACGAGGCAACAACTTCCTCTtctgtaaaagcaaag GGCCGAACACCGAAGCAGCGATCGGCAACGACGACGGACGTCTCCTTCGGCCCCGTGGTGCAGACGTCCAAGAACACGGTGGATCTGCGCGGTAAGCGGGTCAGCGAGGCGGCCTTCGAGCTCCGCATGGCCGTCGACGCGTGCAGGCCGTACCAGGTGCTGTTCGTGGTCCATGGCATGGGCACCGGGGCGGTGAAGGACTGCGCCATTGACGTCCTCCGGAAGCACCCTCGCGTGGCCAGGTTCGAGGACGAGAGCCCTCTCAACTACGGCTGCACCGTCGCCTACATCCAGTGA
- the LOC103645754 gene encoding uncharacterized protein LOC103645754, with amino-acid sequence MFSGDWTPPCGSCCTKKYASLVQIPWRVFCKKGCNADGDTWDECIGKCTEICYKDPVLEDRQWSAYIDRSPGQDSYSLECFNACVSGCGFRFDIPTEKVEEIKPNRPSKPSAPEPEVKQTRNADCNEDVPCTSA; translated from the exons ATGTTCTCCGGCGACTGGACGCCGCCGTGCGGCAGCTGCTGCACCAAGAAATACGCGAGCCTCGTGCAGATCCCAT GGAGGGTGTTCTGCAAGAAGGGGTGCAACGCGGACGGCGACACCTGGGACGAGT GCATAGGAAAATGTACTGAAATATGCTACAAAGATCCGGTGTTAGAAGATCGCCAGTGGAGCGCTTACATTGACCGATCTCCAGGGCAGGATAGTTACTCTTTG GAATGCTTCAATGCTTGTGTGTCTGGCTGTGGATTCAGA TTTGACATCCCAACGGAGAAGGTCGAAGAAATCAAGCCCAATAGGCCATCCAAACCATCAGCTCCTGAACCTGAAGTGAAACAAACTAGGAATGCAGATTGTAATGAAGATGTGCCGTGCACGTCAGCCTAG
- the LOC100274326 gene encoding uncharacterized protein LOC100274326 (The RefSeq protein has 1 substitution compared to this genomic sequence) yields MAGKKRKSGSEKPTKHRLPLGADADAVAEASKRRRSGATKQHQADEEASIPPSLSAKILREARKQQEEEMRADSSDEQRPSAVEATAGPSASSSFPVPAADGENEGDDVDEFDGFDALSEYDGGEVEINEEDEKALAAFMSKDKAAERTLGDIILQKIREKDAEVATGEGRPRVKLDNSIIELYKEVGKFLSRYTSGKIPKAFKRIPSMECWADVVQLTEPENWSPNAVYQATRLFSSNMNTKNAERFYEAILLPRVRNDIRKNKRLHFALYQSLKKALYKPAAFNKGILLPLCRERNCTLREAVIIGSIIQKVSIPFLHASVALVKLAEMEYCGTTSYFIKLFLDKKYALPYRALDAVLAHFMRFVDDERIMPVIWHQSLLAFVERYKNELEKKDKEKLARLLDHQKHYLVTPEIRRELRGSCNRGEKDTNLHTLSPISVITKPIEEDKWDVPQVPMEED; encoded by the exons ATGGCGGGGAAGAAGCGCAAGTCCGGCTCCGAGAAGCCGACGAAGCACCGCCTCCCGCTGGGAGCCGATGCCGACGCTGTCGCCGAAGCCTCGAAGCGCCGCCGATCGGGCGCCACCAAGCAGCACCAGGCGGACGAGGAAGCGTCCATCCCGCCCTCTCTCAGCGCCAAGATCCTCCGCGAGGCGCGCAAGCAGCAGGAAGAGGAGATGCGCGCCGACTCCAGCGACGAACAGCGACCCTCAGCCGTCGAGGCGACCGCGGGGCCGTCCACGTCGTCCTCGtttcccgtccccgccgccgacgGCGAGAATGAGGGGGACGACGTCGATGAGTTCGACGGGTTTGACGCGCTGAGCGAGTACGATGGCGGTGAG GTGGAGATCAACGAGGAGGACGAGAAGGCCCTCGCTGCTTTCATGTCAAAGGACAAAGCTGCCGAGCGCACCCTTGGCGATATCATTCTCCAGAAGATCAGGGAGAAGGACGCCGAGGTCGCAACTGGTG AAGGACGACCTCGTGTAAAATTGGACAACAGCATTATTGAACTTTATAAAGA GGTTGGGAAGTTCTTAAGCCGGTACACGAGTGGGAAAATTCCGAAAGCCTTCAAGCGCATACCATCGATGGAGTGCTGGGCAGATGTTGTGCAGCTAACGGAGCCAGAGAATTGGTCTCCTAATGCCGTGTATCAAGCAACACGCCTCTTCTCTTCGAACATGAACACAAAGAATGCTGAGCGGTTCTATGAAGCCATTTTGCTACCCCGTGTTCGAAATGACATAAGGAAGAACAAGAGGCTGCATTTTGCACTCTACCAGTCGCTGAAGAAGGCCCTTTATAAGCCCGCGGCATTTAACAAGGGAATTTTGCTACCACTCTGTCGG GAAAGGAATTGCACCCTACGCGAAGCAGTGATTATTGGGAGTATTATCCAGAAAGTTTCCATTCCATTTCTCCATGCAAG TGTAGCTCTAGTAAAACTAGCAGAGATGGAGTACTGTGGCACTACAAG TTACTTCATCAAGCTATTTCTAGACAAGAAATATGCTTTGCCATACCGTGCACTTGATGCAGTGCTTGCCCATTTCATGCGTTTTGTTGATGATGAGAGGATCATGCCTGTTATATGGCATCAATCACTGCTTGCATTTGTGGAAAG ATACAAGAACGAGTTAGAGAAAAAGGATAAGGAGAAACTTGCACGTTTGTTGGATCACCAGAAACACTatttg GTTACTCCAGAAAttcgaagggagcttcgagggagCTGCAACAGGGGTGAAAAAGATACAAATTTGCATACTT TGTCACCTATCTCCGTCATTACCAAGCCTATCGAGGAAGACAAATGGGACGTACCACAAGTGCCAATGGAGGAAGATTAG